The proteins below are encoded in one region of Telopea speciosissima isolate NSW1024214 ecotype Mountain lineage chromosome 10, Tspe_v1, whole genome shotgun sequence:
- the LOC122642289 gene encoding uncharacterized protein LOC122642289, whose amino-acid sequence MGVVAQNLDLILVPSGLLIMFTYDLYLLYRVLKYPSTTAIGYENRNWMAWVERMMQGDLSYVSLAISVLSNSITGSIYLASFCLSFFAFIGVWVGSSSSNAVNVVFILGNTTQANISLKNISMLVTFMLAFGAFIQSVRYFVQANSLISMPNKDVPVSYVQRLVLRGNNFWQVGLRVVYFAMAFLFWSFGPIPMFASCVVMVICLYFLDTNKEPLHLFRPLVEPPLTKVVQEVVAVARA is encoded by the exons ATGGGAGTTGTGGCTCAAAACCTAGACCTGATTTTGGTCCCTTCAGGGCTTTTGATCATGTTCACCTATGATCTCTACCTCCTCTACCGAGTCCTAAAATATCCTTCAACAACAGCCATCGGCTATGAGAACCGCAATTGGATGGCTTGGGTTGAGAGAATGATGCAG GGTGACTTGAGTTATGTAAGCCTAGCAATATCAGTGTTATCAAACAGCATAACTGGTTCGATCTACCTGGCTTCCTTTTGCCTTTCATTTTTCGCTTTCATAGGAGTATGGGTGGGAAGTTCCAGTAGCAACGCCGTCAATGTCGTGTTTATACTGGGAAACACAACCCAGGCCAACATTTCCCTCAAAAACATAAGCATGCTTGTAACTTTCATGCTGGCCTTTGGGGCGTTTATTCAGTCGGTGAGGTACTTTGTTCAGGCGAACTCGTTAATAAGTATGCCGAATAAGGATGTGCCGGTGAGTTATGTGCAACGGTTGGTGTTAAGGGGGAATAATTTCTGGCAGGTTGGGCTGAGGGTGGTCTACTTTGCTATGGCTTTCTTGTTTTGGAGTTTTGGACCAATACCCATGTTTGCTTCTTGTGTTGTTATGGTCATATGTCTGTATTTCTTGGATACCAACAAGGAACCTTTGCATCTGTTCCGGCCGCTGGTTGAGCCTCCGTTGACGAAGGTGGTGCAGGAGGTGGTTGCTGTAGCTAGGGCATAG
- the LOC122642640 gene encoding F-box protein CPR1-like, with product MRKGRKVEAGATAAKASKSLILKKNDMPFLPQEVIFNILVRLRADIVYKFRSVCKSWYNLIHDRVFIQSHLGHSIPGLIINRNFLERKFIYEPDFKEMKDKKNIEQDLKYGSIGEVIGSCNGLVLLKTKRNCLSVANLITKQIVDLPSASSENLDSWYHQCGFAYVPETGIYKLVHLLIDEYTVTCEVLSLGCSGRNTWRCVNGFSLSSSSEDERWEFYGSKTVTINGIVYFVGVTHVQSSSMHIVSFDAGAEVFHMIRAPVHEITVSDSFLELGGVLSFVQATKPFKCNTYIVWILKDWLKGTWVKQHVISLRKPSMGCTLHWSDSSDFLHVVSSFSHGGRKIIIFEIKSSSEILSHIAYDLELNQESEIQFDVRGCPSGFFTHVNSLISPKLV from the coding sequence atgagaaaaggaaggaaggtTGAAGcaggagcaacagcagcaaaaGCATCCAAATCTCTCATATTGAAGAAGAATGATATGCCCTTTCTTCCTCAAGAGGTGATATTCAATATCCTTGTTAGACTTCGGGCTGACATAGTGTATAAATTCAGAAGCGTATGCAAGTCATGGTACAATCTAATCCATGACCGTGTTTTCATCCAATCCCACCTTGGACATTCCATTCCTGGTTTGATCATAAACCGAAACTTTTTGGAGAGAAAGTTTATCTATGAACCAGACTTCAAAGAGatgaaagacaaaaagaatATAGAACAAGATTTGAAGTATGGTTCCATAGGAGAGGTCATTGGTAGCTGCAATGGTTTGGTACTACTAAAAACTAAGCGAAACTGCCTTTCTGTGGCTAATTTGATTACTAAACAAATAGTGGACCTTCCTTCAGCTAGTAGTGAGAATTTGGATTCCTGGTACCATCAATGTGGGTTTGCATATGTTCCTGAAACTGGCATATATAAATTGGTGCACCTTCTGATTGATGAGTATACTGTGACATGTGAGGTGCTCTCCTTGGGGTGTTCTGGTCGCAATACATGGAGATGTGTCAATGGATTTTCACTTTCATCGAGTAGTGAAGATGAAAGATGGGAATTTTATGGTTCAAAAACGGTAACGATAAATGGGATCGTGTATTTTGTAGGTGTCACACATgttcaatcttcttccatgcACATAGTTTCATTTGATGCAGGTGCAGAGGTATTTCACATGATCCGAGCTCCAGTTCATGAAATTACAGTATCTGATTCTTTCCTAGAACTTGGAGGCGTGTTATCATTTGTGCAAGCAACCAAACCTTTTAAATGCAATACATACATTGTATGGATTTTGAAGGATTGGTTGAAGGGGACATGGGTGAAGCAACACGTAATCTCATTAAGGAAACCATCTATGGGGTGTACCTTACACTGGAGTGACAGTTCTGATTTTCTTCATGTCGTATCTAGCTTCTCACATGGAGGAAGAAAAATCATAATCTTTGAAATCAAGTCATCTTCTGAAATTCTTTCTCACATTGCGTACGATCTTGAATTAAATCAAGAGAGTGAAATACAATTTGATGTTAGAGGATGTCCCTCTGGTTTTTTTACTCATGTCAATAGTTTGATCTCTCCTAAGTTGGTATAA